Proteins from one Ramlibacter sp. PS4R-6 genomic window:
- the oxc gene encoding oxalyl-CoA decarboxylase, producing the protein MNTETQAAETTDGFHLIIDALKLNGIDTIYALPGIPITDFLRIAQAEGMKVISFRHEQHAGNAAAAHGFLTGKPGICFTVSAPGFLNGLTALANATTNCFPMILVSGSSEREIVDLQQGDYEEMDQLAIAKPLCKAAFRVLHAEDIGVGIARSIRSALSGRPGGVYLDLPAKLFAQSIAKDAGRKSLIEVVDPAPRQIPGDDAVKRAVDLLKSAKKPLVILGKGAAYARADAEIKKFIETTGVPYLPMSMAKGLLPDTHPQCASAARSYVLAEADVVMLVGARLNWLLSHGKGKTWGAGSSKEPTKARIIQVDISPTEPDSNVPTAAPVIGDIGSCIAAMNKAIGSGFGKPPGDWTGAIAERKDKNLTKMAETLAKDTNPMTFQTALSVIKDTIKARPDAILVNEGANTLDFCRSIVDMYEPRKRIDVGTWGIMGIGMGYSVAAAVATGKPVIAVCGDSAFGFSGMEVETVCRYDLPVCVVVFNNNGIYKGTDTNPRGTEVAPTVFVKDAKYELMMQAFGGVGVRAASRTELKTAIDEAVSSGKPTLINAIIDETAGTESGRITSLNPAAAKKK; encoded by the coding sequence ATGAACACCGAAACGCAAGCCGCCGAAACGACCGATGGTTTCCACCTGATCATCGATGCGCTGAAGCTCAATGGCATCGACACGATCTATGCCCTGCCCGGCATCCCGATCACCGATTTCCTGCGCATCGCGCAGGCCGAGGGCATGAAGGTCATCTCCTTCCGCCACGAGCAGCACGCGGGCAACGCAGCCGCGGCGCACGGCTTCCTCACGGGCAAGCCGGGCATCTGCTTCACCGTGTCGGCGCCCGGTTTCCTCAACGGCCTGACGGCGCTGGCGAACGCCACGACCAACTGCTTCCCGATGATCCTGGTGTCCGGTTCCTCCGAGCGCGAGATCGTCGACCTGCAGCAAGGCGACTACGAGGAGATGGACCAGCTCGCCATCGCCAAGCCGCTGTGCAAGGCGGCCTTCCGCGTGCTGCATGCCGAGGACATCGGCGTGGGCATCGCACGCTCGATCCGCTCGGCACTGTCGGGCCGGCCGGGCGGCGTGTACCTCGACCTGCCCGCGAAGCTCTTCGCGCAAAGCATCGCCAAGGATGCGGGCAGGAAGTCGCTGATCGAAGTGGTCGATCCGGCGCCCAGGCAGATTCCGGGCGACGACGCGGTGAAGCGCGCCGTCGACCTGCTCAAGTCGGCCAAGAAGCCGCTGGTGATCCTCGGCAAGGGCGCGGCCTATGCGCGCGCCGACGCCGAGATCAAGAAGTTCATCGAAACGACCGGCGTGCCTTACCTGCCGATGTCGATGGCCAAGGGCCTGCTGCCCGACACGCACCCGCAGTGCGCATCGGCCGCGCGCTCGTACGTGCTGGCCGAAGCCGACGTGGTGATGCTCGTGGGCGCGCGCCTGAACTGGCTGCTCTCGCACGGCAAGGGCAAGACCTGGGGCGCGGGGTCGTCGAAGGAGCCGACGAAGGCCAGGATCATCCAGGTCGACATCTCGCCGACGGAGCCCGACAGCAACGTGCCGACGGCCGCGCCCGTGATCGGCGACATCGGCTCGTGCATCGCGGCGATGAACAAGGCGATCGGTTCGGGCTTCGGCAAGCCGCCGGGCGACTGGACGGGCGCCATCGCCGAGCGCAAGGACAAGAACCTCACCAAGATGGCCGAGACCCTGGCTAAGGACACGAACCCGATGACCTTCCAGACGGCGCTGTCGGTCATCAAGGACACCATCAAGGCCCGCCCCGACGCGATCCTGGTGAACGAAGGCGCGAACACGCTGGACTTCTGCCGCTCCATCGTCGACATGTACGAGCCGCGCAAGCGCATCGACGTGGGCACCTGGGGCATCATGGGCATCGGCATGGGCTACTCGGTGGCCGCCGCGGTCGCCACGGGCAAGCCGGTGATCGCCGTGTGCGGCGACAGCGCGTTCGGCTTCTCGGGCATGGAGGTCGAGACGGTCTGCCGCTACGACCTGCCGGTCTGCGTGGTCGTCTTCAACAACAACGGCATCTACAAGGGCACCGACACCAACCCGCGCGGCACGGAAGTGGCGCCCACGGTGTTCGTCAAGGACGCGAAGTACGAACTGATGATGCAGGCCTTCGGCGGCGTGGGCGTGCGCGCAGCATCGCGTACAGAACTGAAAACCGCGATCGACGAAGCCGTGTCGTCCGGCAAGCCGACGCTCATCAACGCGATCATCGACGAGACGGCGGGCACCGAGAGCGGGCGCATCACCAGCCTGAACCCCGCGGCCGCGAAGAAGAAATAA
- the frc gene encoding formyl-CoA transferase, with the protein MGKALDGVKILDFTHVQSGPTCTQLLAWFGADVIKVEKAGEGDATRGQLRDIDGVDSLYFTMLNHNKRSITINTKDPKGKEVLERLVKECDVLVENFAPGALDRMGFGWERIQQLNPRMIMASVKGFGPGPYEDCKVYENVAQCAGGSASTTGFDDGPPLVTGAQIGDSGTGLHLALGIVAALYQRNTSGKGQRVLAAMQDAVLNLCRVKLRDQQRLERRKVLEEYPQFPETEFGEAVPRAGNSSGGGQPGWILKCKGWQNDPNAYIYFITQAPVWEAICKVIGEEHWITDPSYATPKARLPHLKTIFARIEEWTKTKTKFEAMDILNKYDIPCGPILSMKEIAEEPSLRATGTVVEVDHPKRGKYLTVGNPIKLSDSPTEVTRSPLLGEHTEEVLKQLGYTESQIAGLREAKVI; encoded by the coding sequence ATGGGCAAAGCTCTCGACGGGGTCAAGATCCTCGACTTCACGCACGTGCAATCGGGCCCGACCTGCACGCAGCTGCTGGCGTGGTTCGGCGCCGACGTGATCAAGGTGGAAAAGGCGGGCGAAGGCGACGCCACCCGCGGCCAGTTGCGCGACATCGACGGCGTGGACAGCCTCTACTTCACGATGCTGAACCACAACAAGCGCTCGATCACCATCAACACCAAGGACCCCAAGGGCAAGGAAGTGCTCGAGCGCCTGGTGAAGGAATGCGACGTGCTGGTCGAGAACTTCGCGCCCGGCGCGCTCGACCGCATGGGCTTCGGCTGGGAGCGCATCCAGCAGCTGAACCCGCGCATGATCATGGCCTCCGTCAAGGGCTTCGGCCCCGGCCCCTACGAGGACTGCAAGGTGTACGAGAACGTCGCGCAGTGCGCGGGCGGCTCCGCCTCCACCACCGGCTTCGACGACGGCCCGCCGCTCGTCACCGGCGCGCAGATCGGCGACTCGGGCACCGGCCTGCACCTGGCGCTGGGCATCGTCGCGGCGCTGTACCAGCGCAACACCAGCGGCAAGGGCCAGCGCGTGCTGGCCGCCATGCAGGACGCCGTGCTGAACCTGTGCCGCGTGAAGCTGCGCGACCAGCAGCGGCTGGAGCGCCGCAAGGTGCTCGAGGAGTACCCGCAGTTCCCCGAGACGGAGTTCGGCGAAGCGGTGCCGCGCGCCGGCAATTCGTCGGGCGGCGGGCAGCCGGGCTGGATCCTCAAGTGCAAGGGCTGGCAGAACGACCCCAACGCCTACATCTACTTCATCACGCAGGCGCCGGTGTGGGAGGCGATCTGCAAGGTGATCGGTGAGGAGCACTGGATCACCGACCCGAGCTACGCGACGCCTAAAGCGCGCCTGCCGCACCTGAAGACGATCTTCGCGCGCATCGAGGAATGGACCAAGACCAAGACCAAGTTCGAGGCCATGGACATCCTGAACAAGTACGACATCCCCTGCGGGCCCATCCTGTCGATGAAGGAGATCGCCGAGGAGCCGTCGCTGCGCGCCACCGGCACGGTGGTCGAAGTGGACCACCCCAAGCGCGGCAAGTACCTGACGGTGGGCAACCCGATCAAGCTGTCGGACAGCCCCACCGAAGTCACGCGCTCGCCCCTGCTGGGCGAGCACACCGAGGAAGTGCTGAAGCAGCTCGGCTACACCGAGTCGCAGATCGCGGGCCTCCGCGAAGCCAAAGTCATCTGA
- a CDS encoding Bug family tripartite tricarboxylate transporter substrate binding protein encodes MSTRDRFVRIAGALAVASMAFASSAALAAWEPTKPVEFVVPAGTGGGADQMARLIQGVVAKHNLMKQPLVVVNKSGGAGAEGFLDIKGAKGDPHKIVVTLSNLFTTPLATGVPFNWRDMTPVSMMALDNFVLWVNAETPYKTPKDYLAAVKAAGPSKMKMGGTGSKQEDQILTVGIEKISGTKFIYVPFKGGGEVAVQLVGKHVDSTVNNPIEAVAQWRAKQLRPLCVFDEKRMPYPAKITDTQSWQDIPTCKESGLDTSYTMLRGIFMPPGVTDDQKKFYVELLKKVRATPEWKDYMEKGAFNQTYMDGDAYFQWLGKAEQMHRELMKTAGFLSN; translated from the coding sequence ATGAGTACCCGAGACAGGTTCGTCCGCATCGCGGGCGCACTCGCCGTGGCATCCATGGCATTCGCTTCTTCCGCCGCGCTCGCCGCGTGGGAGCCCACCAAGCCCGTCGAATTCGTCGTCCCCGCCGGCACCGGCGGCGGCGCCGACCAGATGGCCCGCCTCATCCAGGGCGTGGTGGCCAAGCACAACCTCATGAAGCAGCCGCTGGTGGTGGTGAACAAGTCGGGCGGCGCGGGCGCCGAGGGCTTCCTCGACATCAAGGGAGCCAAGGGCGACCCGCACAAGATCGTCGTCACCCTGTCCAACCTCTTCACGACGCCGCTCGCCACGGGCGTGCCGTTCAACTGGCGCGACATGACGCCGGTGTCGATGATGGCGCTGGACAACTTCGTGCTGTGGGTCAACGCCGAAACGCCGTACAAGACCCCGAAGGACTACCTCGCCGCCGTGAAGGCCGCGGGCCCGAGCAAGATGAAGATGGGCGGCACCGGCTCCAAGCAGGAGGACCAGATCCTCACCGTCGGCATCGAGAAGATTTCCGGCACCAAGTTCATCTACGTGCCCTTCAAGGGCGGCGGCGAAGTGGCGGTGCAGCTGGTCGGCAAGCACGTCGATTCCACCGTGAACAACCCGATCGAGGCCGTCGCGCAATGGCGCGCCAAGCAGCTGCGCCCGCTGTGCGTGTTCGACGAGAAGCGCATGCCCTACCCCGCCAAGATCACCGACACGCAGTCGTGGCAGGACATCCCGACCTGCAAGGAATCGGGCCTGGACACCAGCTACACCATGCTGCGCGGCATCTTCATGCCCCCGGGCGTGACCGACGACCAGAAGAAGTTCTACGTGGAGCTGCTCAAGAAGGTGCGCGCCACGCCGGAATGGAAGGACTACATGGAAAAGGGCGCGTTCAACCAGACCTACATGGACGGCGACGCGTACTTCCAGTGGCTGGGCAAGGCCGAGCAGATGCACCGCGAACTGATGAAGACCGCCGGCTTCCTGTCCAACTGA
- a CDS encoding LysR family transcriptional regulator, producing MRNATLRQLKVFEAVARHLSFSRAAEELHLTQPAVSTQVRKLQEHAGLALFEQLGKKVHLTPAGAQMLLSSREIIQKFHEAEEALSAFKGVAGGKLNVSVISAGDYFFPALLVAFAQRHAGVTLNFGVCNREELLGRLAENLTDLAVMVRPPPPAESDTVALAFAPHPYVIVAPPSHPLAGRRGIRVARITKEPFIVREKGSDTWNSMLEGFGDAVGSLNIAMEIKSTETIKQAVIAGMGISFLSAHTVSRELQSGSLVVLDVQGFPLMLNWYVVHRRTKRLPPVAQAFLRFLQGEGAAQIEQALRPPAPSRSSARAPAAAASRTRRPAPSRRPRA from the coding sequence ATGCGCAACGCGACCCTGCGGCAGCTCAAGGTGTTCGAGGCGGTGGCCCGGCACCTGAGCTTTTCGCGCGCCGCGGAAGAGCTGCACCTGACGCAGCCGGCGGTGTCGACGCAGGTTCGCAAGCTGCAGGAGCACGCCGGGCTGGCGCTGTTCGAGCAGCTCGGCAAGAAAGTGCACCTCACACCGGCGGGCGCGCAGATGCTCCTGTCCAGCCGCGAGATCATCCAGAAGTTCCACGAAGCCGAGGAGGCGCTCTCGGCCTTCAAGGGCGTGGCCGGCGGCAAGCTCAACGTCAGCGTGATCAGCGCCGGCGACTACTTCTTCCCGGCGCTGCTGGTCGCGTTCGCGCAGCGGCACGCGGGCGTCACGCTGAATTTCGGCGTGTGCAACCGCGAGGAGCTCCTGGGCCGGCTGGCGGAGAACCTCACCGACCTCGCGGTGATGGTCCGCCCGCCGCCGCCCGCGGAATCCGACACCGTGGCGCTCGCGTTCGCACCGCACCCCTACGTGATCGTCGCGCCGCCGTCGCACCCGCTGGCCGGGCGCCGGGGCATCCGGGTCGCGCGCATCACGAAGGAGCCCTTCATCGTCCGCGAAAAGGGCTCGGACACGTGGAACTCCATGCTCGAAGGTTTCGGCGACGCGGTGGGGTCATTGAACATCGCCATGGAGATCAAGAGCACCGAGACGATCAAGCAGGCGGTGATCGCCGGCATGGGCATCAGCTTCCTGTCGGCGCACACCGTCAGCCGCGAACTGCAGTCGGGCAGCCTCGTGGTGCTGGACGTGCAGGGGTTCCCGCTGATGCTCAACTGGTACGTGGTGCACCGGCGCACCAAGCGGCTGCCGCCGGTGGCGCAGGCCTTCCTTCGCTTCCTGCAGGGCGAGGGCGCCGCGCAGATCGAGCAGGCGCTCAGGCCCCCGGCGCCGTCCCGATCTTCTGCCCGGGCGCCAGCTGCTGCTGCTTCGCGAACTCGGCGGCCGGCACCTTCGCGCCGCCCTCGGGCCTGA
- a CDS encoding Crp/Fnr family transcriptional regulator, whose protein sequence is MAAIENHPEKNVIRVQLAHNVVLKGMTVAQMAELEPHLVVVDCQKGEGLLQQGVHEMEQYFILDGILKRVVSNQEAKEMILRFAHEGEMETSYAAWRLGTPAPYSIVCVTKARVAKLPLRDWVAFIERHPGLKQSFEYEVMHHMSEIMAHTITLHLHDAPGRFRRFMRKHPDLFDRIPKKELASYLNLSAETLSRLKQRGKI, encoded by the coding sequence GTGGCAGCCATCGAGAACCATCCGGAAAAAAACGTCATCCGCGTGCAGCTCGCGCACAACGTGGTGCTCAAGGGCATGACGGTGGCGCAAATGGCCGAGCTGGAGCCGCACCTGGTCGTCGTCGACTGCCAGAAGGGCGAGGGGCTGCTGCAGCAGGGCGTGCACGAGATGGAGCAGTACTTCATCCTCGACGGCATCCTCAAGCGCGTGGTGAGCAACCAGGAAGCCAAGGAGATGATCCTGCGCTTCGCGCACGAAGGCGAGATGGAGACGAGCTACGCGGCATGGCGGCTGGGCACGCCGGCGCCCTACAGCATCGTGTGCGTGACGAAGGCGCGCGTGGCGAAGCTTCCTTTGCGCGACTGGGTGGCCTTCATCGAGCGCCACCCGGGCCTCAAGCAGAGTTTCGAATACGAGGTGATGCACCACATGAGCGAAATCATGGCGCACACCATCACCTTGCACCTTCACGATGCACCGGGGCGATTCAGGCGCTTCATGCGAAAGCATCCGGACCTCTTCGACCGCATCCCTAAAAAGGAATTGGCGTCGTACCTCAATCTTTCCGCGGAGACGCTTTCGCGGCTCAAGCAACGCGGCAAGATCTAA
- a CDS encoding cytidylate kinase family protein, with the protein MPVIALTQEMGSLAKDVALRLGELGKLQVTRHEVEENVANRMQLPTSLIRRLRGGKAGLRERLGTDPQRMGVYTAEEVFSQARRGNVVIRGWGATLLLRPVPHVVSVRITRPFEQRVEWLMDNLGTDDRRLAEAEVRRSDSAHATRMNAQFGVTWGDPLLYDVVINMDRVGVDSAATQILALAARPEFQETDASRAVLEGLSLSARIRAALMATESTSETNVDIAAVDGKVTLNGLVVNDAERTETERIAKTVAGVGNVDNQLRVMTVSRRFTHSKT; encoded by the coding sequence ATGCCCGTCATCGCACTCACGCAGGAGATGGGGTCGCTCGCGAAGGACGTCGCGCTGCGCCTGGGCGAGCTCGGCAAGCTGCAGGTCACGCGGCACGAGGTCGAGGAAAACGTGGCCAACCGCATGCAGCTGCCCACCAGCCTCATCCGCCGGCTGCGCGGCGGCAAGGCCGGCCTGCGCGAGCGGCTGGGGACCGACCCGCAGCGCATGGGCGTCTACACCGCCGAGGAAGTCTTCTCGCAGGCGCGCCGCGGGAACGTGGTGATCCGCGGCTGGGGCGCCACGCTCTTGCTGCGGCCGGTGCCGCACGTGGTGAGCGTGCGCATCACGCGCCCGTTCGAGCAGCGCGTGGAGTGGCTCATGGACAACCTGGGCACGGACGACCGGCGCCTGGCGGAAGCGGAGGTGCGCCGCAGCGATTCCGCGCACGCCACGCGCATGAACGCGCAGTTCGGCGTGACCTGGGGCGACCCGCTGCTGTACGACGTGGTGATCAACATGGACCGCGTCGGCGTCGACAGCGCCGCCACGCAGATCCTCGCGCTGGCCGCGCGCCCGGAATTCCAGGAGACCGACGCCTCGCGCGCCGTGCTCGAAGGGCTGAGCCTGTCAGCGCGCATCCGCGCGGCGCTGATGGCCACCGAAAGCACGTCCGAGACCAACGTGGACATCGCCGCGGTGGACGGCAAGGTGACGTTGAACGGCCTGGTCGTGAACGACGCCGAACGCACCGAAACCGAGCGCATCGCCAAGACGGTGGCCGGCGTCGGGAACGTGGACAACCAGCTGCGCGTGATGACGGTGTCGCGCCGCTTCACGCATTCGAAGACTTAG
- a CDS encoding methionyl-tRNA formyltransferase, whose product MKIAIIGQADFGKAAFEAFTARGDEVAAVFCALEKPGAKPDALRAAAEKAGVRVHQFKSLRSPEAHDAMRAAGSELIVMAYVTQFAPQSLVTIPRFGAIQYHPSLLPRHRGPSAIGWAIAHGEKHTGLTIFRPTDGLDEGPVILQKTCDIGPDDTLADVYFKRLFPLGVTALLEAADLVVSGQAVEHVQDEAYAGYEGWMHEEEAQVHWAMHVDVIYNLVRACNPSPGAWTWIGGAKVRIYDARRTLVKTHGEVQGAPGTIASIDGRGITVNAHGGRIEILVVRPEGGAKVPAAEFAKQQQLAPGQKIGTAPGA is encoded by the coding sequence ATGAAAATCGCGATCATCGGGCAAGCGGATTTCGGCAAGGCCGCCTTCGAGGCGTTCACCGCGCGCGGCGACGAGGTAGCCGCCGTGTTCTGCGCGCTCGAGAAACCCGGCGCGAAGCCGGACGCGTTGCGGGCCGCCGCCGAAAAGGCCGGCGTGCGCGTTCACCAGTTCAAGAGCCTGCGCTCGCCCGAGGCGCACGACGCGATGCGCGCCGCAGGCTCCGAGCTGATCGTGATGGCCTACGTCACGCAGTTCGCGCCGCAAAGCCTGGTGACCATCCCGCGTTTCGGCGCGATCCAGTACCACCCGTCGCTGCTGCCGCGCCACCGCGGGCCGTCGGCGATCGGCTGGGCGATCGCGCACGGCGAGAAGCACACGGGCCTGACGATCTTCCGCCCCACCGACGGCCTCGACGAGGGCCCGGTGATCCTGCAGAAGACCTGCGACATCGGCCCCGACGACACGCTCGCCGACGTGTATTTCAAGAGGCTCTTTCCGCTGGGCGTGACGGCGCTGCTGGAGGCGGCCGACCTGGTGGTGAGCGGGCAGGCGGTGGAGCACGTGCAGGACGAGGCGTACGCCGGCTACGAAGGCTGGATGCACGAGGAGGAAGCCCAGGTGCACTGGGCGATGCACGTGGACGTCATCTACAACCTGGTGCGGGCGTGCAACCCTTCCCCCGGCGCATGGACCTGGATCGGCGGCGCGAAGGTGCGCATCTACGACGCGCGGCGCACGCTGGTGAAGACGCACGGCGAGGTGCAGGGCGCACCCGGCACCATCGCTTCCATCGACGGGCGCGGCATCACCGTGAACGCGCACGGCGGGCGCATCGAGATCCTCGTGGTCAGGCCCGAGGGCGGCGCGAAGGTGCCGGCCGCCGAGTTCGCGAAGCAGCAGCAGCTGGCGCCCGGGCAGAAGATCGGGACGGCGCCGGGGGCCTGA
- a CDS encoding tripartite tricarboxylate transporter permease: MDELSALFHGFSVVLTPLNIGLMLVGIVLGVLIGVLPGLGGANGVAILLPLTFSMSPTSAIIMLSCIYWGALFGGAITSILFNIPGEPWSVATTFDGYPMAQQGQAGRALTAAFTSSFVGAFIAVVMITFLAPLVAKFALKFGPPEFFAVYLLTFCSFVGMGKGSPFKILASMCIGFALAAVGMDTVTGQLRLTFGIPDLMRGFDFLIAVIGLFGIGEILLSMEEGLAFSGKSAKLDPKVVFQTWKELPRYWVTSLRSAAVGIWMGITPGGATPASFMSYGLAKKMSRDGAKFGTGQIEGVVAPETAAHAAGTSALLPMLALGIPGSPTAAVLLGGLLIWGLQPGPLLFVEQKDFVWGLIASMYLGNIAGLLVVLTTVPLFAAILRVPFSIIAPVIIVICVIGAYTVHNAMLDVWFMMAFGVIGYVFKKLDYPLAPLVLALVLGDKAEDSFRQAMLVSQGDLGIMFANPLVGTITTLALLLLLWPLLARGWARIRKPKRVEFAQEQPVD, from the coding sequence TTGGACGAACTCAGCGCACTGTTCCACGGCTTCTCGGTCGTGCTCACGCCCCTGAACATCGGGCTGATGCTCGTGGGCATCGTCCTCGGCGTGCTGATCGGCGTGCTGCCCGGCCTGGGCGGCGCCAACGGCGTGGCCATCCTGCTGCCGCTCACGTTCAGCATGTCGCCCACGTCGGCGATCATCATGCTGTCGTGCATCTACTGGGGCGCGCTCTTCGGCGGCGCCATCACGTCGATCCTGTTCAACATCCCGGGCGAGCCGTGGTCGGTGGCCACCACCTTCGACGGCTACCCGATGGCGCAGCAGGGGCAGGCAGGCCGTGCCTTGACGGCGGCGTTCACGTCATCGTTCGTCGGCGCCTTCATCGCCGTGGTGATGATCACCTTCCTGGCGCCGCTGGTCGCGAAGTTCGCGCTGAAGTTCGGGCCGCCGGAATTCTTCGCGGTCTACCTGCTCACCTTCTGCAGCTTCGTGGGGATGGGCAAGGGATCGCCGTTCAAGATCCTCGCGTCGATGTGCATCGGCTTCGCGCTCGCCGCCGTCGGCATGGACACGGTGACCGGCCAGCTGCGCCTGACCTTCGGCATTCCCGACCTGATGCGCGGCTTCGACTTCCTGATCGCCGTGATCGGCCTGTTCGGCATCGGCGAGATCCTGCTGTCCATGGAGGAAGGCCTGGCCTTCTCGGGCAAGAGCGCCAAGCTCGACCCCAAGGTGGTGTTCCAGACCTGGAAGGAGCTGCCCCGCTACTGGGTCACTTCGCTGCGCAGCGCCGCGGTCGGCATCTGGATGGGCATCACGCCCGGCGGCGCCACGCCGGCCTCGTTCATGTCGTATGGCCTGGCCAAGAAGATGTCGCGCGACGGCGCGAAGTTCGGCACCGGCCAGATCGAAGGCGTGGTCGCGCCGGAAACCGCCGCGCACGCGGCCGGCACGAGCGCGCTGCTGCCGATGCTGGCGCTGGGCATCCCCGGCTCGCCCACCGCCGCGGTGCTGCTCGGTGGCCTCTTGATCTGGGGCCTGCAGCCCGGCCCGCTGCTCTTCGTCGAACAGAAGGATTTCGTATGGGGCCTGATCGCCTCCATGTACCTGGGCAACATCGCGGGCCTGCTGGTCGTGCTGACCACCGTCCCGCTCTTCGCCGCCATCCTGCGCGTGCCCTTCTCGATCATCGCGCCGGTGATCATCGTGATCTGCGTGATCGGCGCCTACACGGTGCACAACGCGATGCTGGACGTGTGGTTCATGATGGCCTTCGGCGTCATCGGCTACGTCTTCAAGAAGCTCGACTACCCGCTCGCGCCGCTGGTGCTGGCCCTGGTGCTGGGCGACAAGGCCGAGGACTCGTTCCGCCAGGCCATGCTGGTGTCGCAGGGCGACCTGGGGATCATGTTCGCCAACCCGCTGGTCGGCACGATCACCACGCTGGCGCTGCTGCTGCTGCTGTGGCCGCTGCTGGCCAGGGGCTGGGCGCGCATCCGCAAGCCCAAGCGCGTCGAGTTCGCGCAGGAACAACCGGTCGACTGA
- a CDS encoding sulfite exporter TauE/SafE family protein → MPVEPLLLAELAALGIATGFLAGLLGIGGAMIMVPFVTIVLTHRGYPADYTVKMAVATSLATICFTSLSSMRAHHQRGAVLWKVVAVLAPGIIVGGLVGAQISAALPGKSLGVLFAIFVAFSATQMLIDRKPKPTRTLPGPLGMFGAGTLIGVVSSIVGAGGAFISVPFMTWCNVKIHDAVGTASALGFPIALAGTAGYAWAGRDLPGMPPGSIGYIYLPALLAISAASVLLAPVGARVAHRMDIRPLRRLFAVVLYILAAYFILR, encoded by the coding sequence ATGCCCGTCGAACCCCTCCTCCTCGCGGAACTCGCCGCCCTCGGCATCGCCACCGGCTTCCTCGCCGGGCTCCTGGGCATCGGCGGCGCGATGATCATGGTGCCCTTCGTCACCATCGTGCTCACGCACCGGGGCTACCCGGCCGACTACACCGTGAAGATGGCGGTGGCCACGTCGCTCGCCACGATCTGCTTCACCTCGCTGTCGTCGATGCGCGCGCACCACCAGCGCGGCGCGGTGCTCTGGAAGGTCGTGGCCGTGCTCGCGCCCGGCATCATCGTCGGCGGCCTGGTCGGCGCGCAGATCAGCGCGGCGCTGCCGGGCAAGTCGCTCGGCGTGCTGTTCGCGATCTTCGTGGCCTTCTCGGCGACGCAGATGCTCATCGACCGCAAGCCCAAGCCCACGCGCACGCTGCCCGGCCCCCTGGGCATGTTCGGCGCGGGCACGCTGATCGGCGTCGTCTCGTCCATCGTCGGCGCCGGCGGCGCGTTCATCTCCGTGCCGTTCATGACCTGGTGCAACGTCAAGATCCACGACGCCGTGGGCACCGCGTCGGCGCTGGGCTTCCCCATCGCGCTCGCGGGCACCGCCGGGTATGCGTGGGCCGGCCGCGACCTGCCCGGCATGCCGCCCGGCTCCATCGGCTACATCTACCTGCCGGCGCTGCTGGCGATCTCCGCCGCCAGCGTCCTGCTCGCCCCGGTGGGCGCGCGCGTGGCGCACCGCATGGACATCCGGCCCCTGCGCCGCCTGTTCGCCGTGGTGCTGTACATCCTGGCGGCCTACTTCATCCTGCGCTGA
- a CDS encoding tripartite tricarboxylate transporter TctB family protein: MEEATTGGEGRGLTTHTVELVVAVLVFALGLTVLIGSWKLGSKWTSDGPGPGYFPFYISLIMCISGAGIFVQALRKHPEGTFADRQQLKQVLIVLLPAALYVLAVQIVGVYIASAVYIALFMTLLGKYSPVKSGIAAVVIMAIFFLLFEVWFKVPLYKGAFNLLGFTGY, encoded by the coding sequence ATGGAAGAAGCCACCACCGGCGGCGAAGGCCGCGGCCTGACCACGCACACGGTCGAACTCGTCGTCGCGGTGCTGGTGTTCGCGCTGGGGCTGACGGTCCTCATCGGCAGCTGGAAGCTCGGCTCCAAGTGGACGAGCGACGGCCCCGGGCCGGGCTACTTCCCCTTCTACATCAGCCTGATCATGTGCATCTCGGGCGCCGGCATCTTCGTGCAGGCGCTGCGCAAGCACCCCGAAGGCACCTTCGCCGACCGGCAGCAGCTCAAGCAGGTGCTGATCGTGCTGCTGCCGGCCGCGCTCTACGTGCTGGCGGTGCAGATCGTGGGCGTGTACATCGCCTCGGCCGTGTACATCGCCCTCTTCATGACGCTCCTGGGCAAGTACTCGCCGGTGAAGAGCGGCATCGCCGCCGTGGTGATCATGGCGATCTTCTTCCTGCTGTTCGAAGTGTGGTTCAAGGTACCCCTCTACAAGGGCGCATTCAACCTGCTCGGTTTCACGGGGTACTAG